One Lysobacter enzymogenes DNA segment encodes these proteins:
- the truD gene encoding tRNA pseudouridine(13) synthase TruD gives MSGDDNGLGGLPRAHGAPALRARIRSAPEDFRVEELPSFAASGSGEHLLLTVEKRGMNTAFAAKRLAQWAGVGEVAIGYAGLKDRHAVTVQRFSVHLPKRVAPALAELESDELRVLEHHWHAKKLPRGALAGNRFVLALRDVDGERDAVERRLRAIVADGVPNYFGEQRFGRDGDNVANALAMFAGRRVRREQRSLLLSAARSELFNRALAARVRDGSWAGLRDGAGLDGEVWSLAGSRSVFGPEPWSEALAERLAGSDIHPSGPLWGRGELRSAGAVRALELAALQDEQALALRAGLEAAGLEQERRALRLRAESLQWRWLDDGALELGFALPAGAYATVVLAELGAIDGAR, from the coding sequence ATGAGCGGCGACGACAACGGCCTGGGCGGGCTGCCGCGCGCGCACGGCGCGCCGGCGCTGCGCGCGCGCATCCGCAGCGCGCCGGAGGATTTCCGAGTCGAGGAACTGCCGTCGTTCGCCGCCAGCGGCAGCGGCGAGCACCTGCTGCTGACCGTGGAGAAGCGCGGCATGAACACCGCCTTCGCGGCCAAGCGGCTGGCGCAATGGGCGGGCGTGGGCGAGGTCGCGATCGGCTACGCCGGGCTCAAGGACCGCCACGCGGTGACCGTGCAGCGCTTCAGCGTGCACCTGCCCAAGCGGGTGGCGCCGGCGCTGGCCGAGCTGGAAAGCGACGAGCTGCGCGTGCTCGAACATCACTGGCATGCGAAGAAACTGCCGCGCGGCGCGTTGGCGGGCAACCGCTTCGTGCTGGCCTTGCGCGACGTGGACGGCGAGCGCGACGCGGTCGAACGGCGCTTGCGCGCGATCGTCGCCGACGGCGTGCCCAACTATTTCGGCGAACAGCGCTTCGGCCGCGACGGCGACAACGTCGCCAACGCGCTGGCGATGTTCGCCGGCCGCCGCGTGCGCCGCGAGCAGCGCAGCCTGCTGTTGTCGGCCGCGCGTTCGGAACTGTTCAACCGCGCCCTGGCCGCGCGCGTGCGCGACGGCAGCTGGGCCGGCCTGCGCGACGGCGCCGGCCTCGACGGCGAGGTGTGGTCGCTGGCCGGCAGCCGCAGCGTGTTCGGGCCGGAACCGTGGAGCGAGGCCTTGGCCGAGCGCCTGGCGGGCAGCGACATCCATCCCAGCGGCCCGCTGTGGGGCCGAGGCGAACTGCGCAGCGCCGGCGCGGTGCGCGCGCTGGAACTGGCCGCGTTGCAGGACGAGCAGGCGCTGGCGCTGCGCGCCGGCCTGGAAGCGGCCGGGCTGGAGCAGGAGCGGCGCGCGCTGCGGCTGCGCGCGGAGTCGTTGCAATGGCGCTGGCTCGACGACGGCGCGCTGGAACTGGGCTTCGCGTTGCCGGCCGGCGCCTACGCCACCGTGGTGCTGGCCGAGCTGGGCGCGATCGACGGCGCGCGCTG
- the ispF gene encoding 2-C-methyl-D-erythritol 2,4-cyclodiphosphate synthase: MNIRIGQGYDVHAFGDGDHVMLGGVRVTHERGVIAHSDGDVVLHALCDAMLGALALGDIGKHFPPSDERWRGADSRTFLRHCNELIAKRGYKVGNCDVTVICERPKVGPHAQAMRESIAADLGIAVDAVSVKATTSEKLGFTGRGEGIAATAVCLLVGA; the protein is encoded by the coding sequence ATGAACATCCGCATCGGCCAAGGCTACGACGTCCACGCATTCGGCGACGGCGACCACGTGATGCTCGGCGGCGTGCGCGTGACGCACGAGCGCGGCGTGATCGCCCATTCCGACGGCGACGTGGTGCTGCACGCGCTGTGCGACGCGATGCTCGGCGCGTTGGCGCTAGGCGACATCGGCAAGCATTTCCCGCCCAGCGACGAGCGCTGGCGCGGGGCGGACAGCCGCACGTTCCTGCGCCATTGCAACGAATTGATCGCGAAGCGCGGCTACAAGGTCGGCAACTGCGACGTCACCGTGATCTGCGAGCGGCCCAAGGTCGGCCCGCACGCGCAGGCGATGCGCGAGTCGATCGCCGCGGACCTGGGCATCGCGGTGGACGCGGTCAGCGTCAAGGCCACCACTTCGGAAAAGCTCGGTTTCACCGGGCGCGGCGAGGGCATCGCGGCGACGGCCGTGTGCCTGCTGGTGGGCGCATGA
- the ispD gene encoding 2-C-methyl-D-erythritol 4-phosphate cytidylyltransferase, translating into MIWAVLPAAGRGQRFGGDTPKQYLRIAGKPLIEHALTALLAHPRVAGAMVALSAGDELWPGWSELLGKPVLRCTGGNERADSVLAALRALPPQVGEDALVLVHDAARPNLRGEDIGRLIAAAEAAPDGAILGAPLRDTLKRAGRGRIVGTEPREGLWRAFTPQAFRRGALTAALAEAARAGVAVTDEASAMERSGVQPWLVEGREDNLKVTTPADLALAEYLIGRH; encoded by the coding sequence ATGATCTGGGCCGTCCTCCCCGCCGCCGGCCGCGGCCAACGCTTCGGCGGCGACACCCCGAAGCAGTACCTGCGCATCGCCGGCAAGCCGCTGATCGAACATGCGCTGACCGCGCTGCTCGCGCACCCGCGCGTGGCCGGGGCGATGGTCGCGCTGTCGGCCGGCGACGAATTGTGGCCGGGCTGGAGCGAACTGCTCGGCAAGCCGGTGCTGCGCTGCACCGGCGGCAACGAGCGCGCCGACTCGGTGCTGGCGGCGCTGCGTGCGCTGCCGCCGCAGGTCGGCGAGGACGCCCTGGTGCTGGTCCACGACGCCGCGCGCCCGAACCTGCGCGGCGAGGACATCGGCCGGCTGATCGCCGCCGCCGAGGCCGCGCCCGACGGCGCCATCCTCGGCGCGCCGCTGCGCGACACGCTCAAGCGCGCCGGCCGCGGCCGCATCGTCGGCACCGAGCCGCGCGAAGGCCTGTGGCGCGCGTTCACCCCGCAGGCGTTCCGCCGCGGCGCGCTGACCGCGGCGCTGGCCGAGGCCGCCCGCGCCGGCGTCGCCGTCACCGACGAAGCCTCGGCGATGGAGCGCAGCGGCGTCCAGCCCTGGCTGGTGGAAGGGCGCGAGGACAATCTCAAGGTCACCACGCCGGCGGATCTGGCGCTGGCCGAGTATCTGATCGGCCGGCATTGA
- the eno gene encoding phosphopyruvate hydratase, whose amino-acid sequence MTSITQIHAREILDSRGNPTLEAEVTLADGSFGRAMVPSGASTGSKEAVELRDGDKTRYLGKGVRKAVENVNTTIAQALKGLDATDQAALDKRMIDLDGTENKGRLGANALLGVSLANAHAVAASKKLPLWKYLAGDRAPVLPVPMMNIINGGAHADNNVDLQEFMILPVGVANFAEALRAGAEVFHALKSVLKGRGLSTAVGDEGGFAPDLRSNEEALETILEAIGKAGYKAGEDILLGLDVASTEFYDNGKYHLVGEGKRLTSEQFVDFLANWAAQYPIVTIEDGMAEDDWNGWKLLTDKIGNKVQLVGDDLFVTNPKIFAEGIDKGVANAILIKVNQIGTLTETLAAIAMADRAKYAAVVSHRSGETEDTTIADISVATTATQIKTGSLCRSDRVAKYNQLLRIEEQLGSAARYAGRDAFVSLRR is encoded by the coding sequence ATGACCTCGATCACCCAGATCCACGCCCGCGAAATCCTCGACAGCCGCGGCAACCCGACCCTGGAAGCCGAAGTGACCCTGGCCGACGGCAGCTTCGGCCGCGCGATGGTCCCGTCCGGCGCCTCCACCGGCAGCAAGGAAGCCGTGGAACTGCGCGACGGCGACAAGACCCGTTACCTGGGCAAGGGCGTGCGCAAGGCGGTGGAGAACGTCAACACCACCATCGCCCAGGCGCTCAAGGGCCTGGACGCGACCGACCAGGCCGCGCTGGACAAGCGCATGATCGATCTGGACGGCACCGAGAACAAAGGCCGCCTGGGCGCCAACGCGCTGCTCGGCGTGTCGCTGGCCAACGCCCATGCGGTGGCGGCGAGCAAGAAGCTGCCGCTGTGGAAGTACCTCGCCGGCGACCGCGCGCCGGTGCTGCCGGTGCCGATGATGAACATCATCAACGGCGGCGCCCACGCCGACAACAACGTCGACCTGCAGGAATTCATGATCCTGCCGGTCGGCGTGGCGAACTTCGCCGAGGCACTGCGCGCCGGCGCCGAGGTGTTCCACGCGCTCAAGTCTGTGCTCAAGGGCCGCGGCCTGAGCACCGCGGTCGGCGACGAGGGCGGTTTCGCCCCGGACCTGCGCAGCAATGAAGAGGCGCTGGAAACCATCCTGGAAGCGATCGGCAAGGCCGGTTACAAGGCCGGCGAAGACATCCTGCTGGGCCTGGACGTGGCCTCCACCGAGTTCTACGACAACGGCAAGTACCACCTGGTCGGCGAAGGCAAGCGCCTGACCAGCGAGCAGTTCGTCGACTTCCTCGCCAACTGGGCCGCGCAGTACCCGATCGTGACCATCGAAGACGGCATGGCCGAAGACGACTGGAACGGCTGGAAGCTGCTGACCGACAAGATCGGCAACAAGGTGCAGCTGGTCGGCGACGACCTGTTCGTGACCAACCCGAAGATCTTCGCCGAGGGCATCGACAAGGGCGTGGCCAACGCGATCCTGATCAAGGTCAACCAGATCGGCACCCTGACCGAGACCCTGGCAGCCATCGCCATGGCCGACCGCGCCAAGTACGCCGCGGTGGTCTCGCACCGTTCCGGCGAAACCGAGGACACCACCATCGCCGACATCTCGGTCGCCACCACCGCGACCCAGATCAAGACCGGCTCGCTGTGCCGCAGCGACCGCGTGGCCAAGTACAACCAGCTGCTGCGCATCGAAGAGCAACTGGGCTCGGCGGCGCGCTACGCCGGCCGCGACGCGTTCGTCTCGCTGCGCCGCTAA
- a CDS encoding helix-hairpin-helix domain-containing protein, which yields MFPAIAAAARARGDAPEPAPMAFSESERQRLLALKGVGETVIARLEQAGYGSLNALAGADPARICADVAGMLRASCWGNSPQARAAISAIVGLARSSTLPTSHPR from the coding sequence GTGTTTCCCGCCATTGCAGCCGCCGCCCGCGCGCGCGGCGACGCGCCTGAGCCGGCGCCGATGGCCTTTTCCGAATCCGAACGCCAGCGCCTGCTCGCCCTCAAGGGCGTCGGCGAAACCGTGATCGCGCGCCTGGAGCAGGCGGGCTACGGCTCGCTGAACGCGCTCGCCGGGGCCGACCCGGCGCGCATCTGCGCCGACGTCGCCGGTATGCTGCGCGCCAGTTGCTGGGGCAACAGCCCGCAGGCGCGCGCCGCGATCTCGGCTATCGTTGGCCTGGCCCGCTCCTCGACTCTTCCCACTTCCCACCCTCGCTGA
- the kdsA gene encoding 3-deoxy-8-phosphooctulonate synthase produces MKLCGFDVGLDQPFFLIAGPCVIESMQLQLDVAGQLKEITSALGIPFIFKSSFDKANRTSATSFRGPGLEEGLKVLAEVKRQIGVPVLTDVHEYTPMAEVASVVDVLQTPAFLCRQTDFIQNVARAGKPVNIKKGQFLSPWEMKHVTAKAKATGNEAIMACERGASFGYNNLVSDMRSLSVMRDTGCPVVFDATHSVQLPGGMDGKSGGQREFVPVLARAAIAVGVSGVFMETHPKPEEALSDGPNAVPLPKMRGLLETLVELDRITKKNGFLEQDF; encoded by the coding sequence ATGAAACTCTGCGGCTTCGATGTCGGCCTGGACCAGCCTTTCTTCCTGATCGCCGGCCCCTGCGTGATCGAATCGATGCAGTTGCAGCTCGACGTCGCCGGCCAGCTCAAGGAGATCACCTCCGCGCTCGGCATTCCCTTCATCTTCAAGTCCAGCTTCGACAAGGCCAACCGCACCTCGGCGACGAGCTTCCGCGGCCCGGGCCTGGAGGAAGGCTTGAAGGTGCTGGCCGAGGTCAAGCGCCAGATCGGCGTGCCGGTGCTGACCGACGTGCACGAATACACGCCGATGGCCGAAGTCGCCTCGGTCGTCGACGTGCTGCAGACCCCGGCGTTCCTGTGCCGGCAGACCGACTTCATCCAGAACGTGGCGCGCGCCGGCAAGCCGGTCAACATCAAGAAGGGCCAGTTCCTCTCGCCGTGGGAGATGAAGCACGTCACCGCCAAGGCCAAGGCCACCGGCAACGAGGCGATCATGGCCTGCGAGCGCGGCGCCAGCTTCGGCTACAACAACCTGGTCAGCGACATGCGCTCGCTGAGCGTGATGCGCGACACCGGCTGCCCGGTGGTGTTCGACGCGACCCATTCGGTGCAGCTGCCCGGCGGCATGGACGGCAAGTCCGGCGGCCAGCGCGAGTTCGTGCCGGTGCTGGCGCGCGCGGCGATCGCGGTCGGCGTGTCGGGCGTGTTCATGGAAACCCACCCGAAACCCGAAGAAGCGCTGTCCGACGGCCCCAACGCGGTGCCGCTGCCGAAGATGCGCGGCCTGCTGGAGACCTTGGTCGAGCTCGACCGGATCACCAAAAAGAACGGGTTCCTGGAGCAGGATTTCTGA